TGCCTCATGAAGCTCTCAGCAACAGAACGGCTGCCTGTACAGGACCTGCTCAACCAGAAGGCATTGACGGTGATGCCCCTCGAAACCTACGCGAGTGAGCTGTCGGAGGTGCCGCACTGCCACGACGCCTATATGGTTATGTATGTGCAGGAGACCAGGGGCGGCGACCACCTGATTGATTTTCTGCGCTATCCCCTGCAGGCCGACCGGGTGTTCCTGCTCCGGCCGGGACAGGCGCACCAGCGGGAGTCGCGCCAGGAAAAGGGCGTGCTCATATCCTTCTCGGAGAGATTCCTGCAGTCGACGGGCATTCGGGCGCACGACGCCTTCGTTATCTTCAGCTCGGTATACCAGCACCCCTACCTCGACCTGAACTACAAGCTGAAAACTGTTTTTGAGGAACTGGTGAGCCTGATGGTAAAGGAACTGCAGGAGCCCGCGCCGGATGAGGCCATTTTGTCGCGGTACCTGTACATTCTGCTGCAGTACCTGCTGCGGGAGTGCCACGTACAAATCGGGAAAATCACACCCGCACGGCACAGCGAGCGCCTCTTCCGCCTCAGCGGCCTGGTGGAGGACCATTACCGGGAGCACCGCAGCATCAGCTTTTACGCCGACGCCCTTGGCATCACGCCCAAGCACCTGAACAGCCTCTGCCGGCAGTACCTGCACACCACCGTGGCCGATATGCAGCACGAGCGGCTTGTGGTGGAGAGCAAGCGCCTGCTTTTCTTCAGCAGCCTGTCTGTAAAAGAGATTGCCTTCCAGTTGGGCTTTGAGGATGCGTCTTATTTTGTCCGCTTCTTCAAGCGAATGACGGGGAGCACGCCGTCGCAGCTGCGCCAGGGAGGTTCCGAAAGTACCGTCCTTGCCGCTGAAAGTCCAGTCGGGTGAGCGCGGCGCTGCCGTAGCTTTGCAGAAATGATTTCGATATGCAGGCTAACAGCAATCTGAAGGCGATAGCACTGGGCTCCGCAGCCTGTGTCTTTTTCAGCTCCACCTATATCCTCAACAGTTTTCTCTCGTCGAGGGGAGGGCACTGGGCCTGGACGACCGGACTGCGCACCACGTTCCTGGTGCTGCTGCTCCTGGCTGTGCTGGCGGCGAAGGGGCAGCTTGGGCAGCTGTTGCGGGTGATGCGGCAGAACCTGCGGGTATGGCTTGTGTGGGGTGGCGTGGCTTTCGGCCTGTCATACATCTTCCTGACCTGTGCGGCCTCCTTCGGCCCCGGGTGGCTGGTGGCAGGCGTGTTCCAATTCACGATAGTGGCCGGCATCCTCCTCTCGCCTTTTCTGTACAAAGACCACCGCGCGAAAGTACCGCTGCGGGCCCTGCTGCTCTCCCTGCTGATAATGGCGGGCATTGCGTGTATGCAGTGGAGCCAGCGGAACGGCAGCTACACCCCGCACCAGCTGTGGTGGTGCATCGGGCTGGTGATGCTGGCGGCGTTTGCCTGGCCCCTCGCTAACCGGAAATTGCTGCTGCACGTGGAAGAGGAAGGCCATTCCCTCAGCGCCATGCAGCGCGTGGCCGGCACGGCTTTGGGCAGCCTCCCGGTACAACTCATGCTGCTGCTGTATGGTTATTTTCAGGTTGGCCTGCCGGGGCAGGGGCAGCTCCTGACGGTGTTTCTTATCTCTTTGAGCTCCGGTGTGGTGGGCTGTATCCTGTTCTTCAAGGCCATGCACCTGGCCCGTTCCAGCGCTGCCTCGCTGGCGGCGGTGGAGGCCACGCAATCTATTGAGATACTGGTCACGGTAATCGGGGAGGTACTGCTCTTGGGTGTCTCCTGGCCCAACTGGCTTGGCAACCTCGGTATGCTGCTTATCATCTGCGGGCTGGTGCTGTACACGGTGCCGTCGCGGCAAAAGGCGCTGCAGGTTACGTAAAGCTTATATAGCTGAACCCAGGCTACTTTAAATAAACGGTTTTCCCCGAAGCCGCTGACGCTTTGGCAGCCTCCAGAATTTCCACGGCCGTAACGTTGAGGGGCAGGCCATACAGGTCGTTCTTTTCAAGCGCCAACTGGCCGCTCACCACCGAAGCTAGGAAAGAAAACGGGTCGGTGTAAGGCGCAGGGCGCGGCTCCAGCATTATTGCCTTTTCCGGTGCCTTTTCTTCCAGCCGCTGGCGCACCGTTGTCGCGTCCACTGCAACGGCGTAACCGTCAGTCCCATATACTTCCATGTCCTTGCGGGAGAAGGGCCAGTTCCAGGAGGCCTGGATGACGCACTGGGCTTTGGGGTACTGCAGGACGATGGTGGCCTCGTCGTCCACTTGCTTATATATGGCGGGCTTGTTCTGGTGGGCTACCGCCGTGACGGAAACAGGTCTTACGCCCTCCATCAGCCAGGTCATCAGGTTGGCCCCATAGCATCCGAAATCCATCAGGGCTCCGGCCCCGTTTTTCATAGGGTCGGTCAGAATCTCCAGGAACTCATCGCTCACCCCAATTTCCTTCGGCCCCTGGTGCCCGTCGTTCACCATCACCTTCCGGACCTCCCCCAGCTTCCCCTCGTCCAGCAGCTTTTTCACGTGCTGGTTGCTGGCGTACCACGACGTCTCAAAGTTAGTCAGCACATGGATGTTGTTTTTCTGGGCGAGCGCCTGTATTTCTTTCGCATCAGCCAGGGTGGTGGCAAGCGGCTTCTCCACCATCACATGGATTTTCCGGGGCGCGCAGGCCCTGACCACCGCAACATGGTCGCTGATGGCGCCGAAGGCAGAGACGGCCTCGGGCTTTGCCTGGTCCAGCATCTTGCCAAGGTCATCGAAGAACAGCTTCTGGTCGAGTTTGTAGCGTTTGACATACCGGGCGGCTAGTTCCTGGTTGGGCTCATATATCCCTACCAGTACGATGTCCTTTTTGCCGGGCCTGTTGAATATCCAGTCTACGTGGCCGTGGCTCAGGCCCGCCACCGCCACCCTTACCGGCGACTGGGCAAAGGCGGGCGTAAGAAATAACATGCCGAGAAGGCTGAAAAGGAGATAATGCATGTGCTGTCGTTTCGGGTTATACCATTAAAGCAAGGTACGCAGAGGCGCTTATACGCTGCTTCTCTCCACAAGGTATAAGATTTGCATGTATGTTAGTATCGAGGCAGCACCAGTTTATATATAAAATGCGTCAGAATGGAAGCAACCAGCAGGAAACCCGGTAACACTATATACATAGCTGACGCACAGAGAGCCTGTTGCCGGAGAAGCGCGCTGTTTGGGCTTATAGGACGCAAACGAAATGCAACTTGCCATAAGTGATTCGGCGGGAAAGATAGATACCCCGTAGTTTGCGATGCTACCGGAAGGGTTTCTGCCCCTGCTTTTGAAAGATGGGAACGAGCCGCTGGAACGGGCGTTATATATACCTGCTCCATTTGCGCAATTGTTAAGTACCCGGGGCTTCTCAGTCCACGGAAAGGAGCCAGGCCTCCGCCTCGGCGTCTTCGTTAAACATCCTGACTTCGAACTCGTTGTCTATCTGCCGGACCAGGTTCTCGATGGTGATCATGGCAAAGATGCTGGAGGGCACCACCTGCGCCAGGTACCGCAGTCCGGCGGCCCGCATCTGGGGAGCCCACTCCTGCTCGGCCCACTCCAGGGCCATGTCCCAGGAGCCGACCACGTTTTTGTTGCTGTTGAGCAGCCTAGTGTAGGGCTTCTCCTTCATCATCTCCAGCAGTTTTGTGCCGCCTTCCTTCACCGTCTCCACCGACTGCACCCCGAACCACTGCGCATATATAAACGCGTTGCCTTCCATTCTCCTGGCAGTGAAAAACACATCGCCATATACCTTTTTTAACGTTACCTGCTCTTCCATTTTTCCGGCTATCCTAAAGCCTTTACGTGAAGCAGCACCATAAAGCTACTCCCTATATAGAGAAACGTGATTAAATAGTATTTGGCTGTGATTATATAGAAAATAAGTTTCATGCAAATGGTTTGGAGCTAGTAGCGGCTGTCTCTGAGAAAGGTATGGGAGTACGTAGTTTATTTCACAAGTAACGGTGCGAGCTACAAGCCTTATCCTATTCCATAACTTTTCACAAACGAAGATTATAGTCATCAATTCTCGGTTTTAATGACAATGCAGGGTCATTTCTGGGATATTTTGATTGCTAGTGGTCGATTATCAACTTCTTTTTCTGAAAGCCTTTTAAACGCAGTTGATTTAAGGTCCTTTTCAGAAAAGATATGGAACAGGATAAGGCTCCAGCGTGGGTGCTATATAATCAATTTTATATGTTGCAAATTCTAAATGTTTTAGTAAATTTAATTAAATGCTAAAATAAACATTATGACCGCTACAATTTCGGATTTATATCAAGAGGAAGTCAGACTAAGACTAAATAATAGTACAATATACTTGAAACTTGTTGAAAATTGCCAAACTGGCAGGGACAATGGATGTCAAGGCTTGCTTAATCTTGTCCATGAAGCGGTACATTATTGTTACCACCGCAGTAAACTTGTACTAAAGTATATGGGTGAGTTTACTTTACATGATGGAGAACATCTGTTTAGGGTACTTCGACTGATGGGGGCATTACTCCCAGACGAAACCTTAAATAAACTTTCTAATCCTGAGCTAGCATTATTAATCTTAACCGCATTTTTTCATGATATAGGTATGTCTCCGTCTGAACAGGATGTTAGAAGTTGGCTTAAGATATGGAATAATGAGCTTCCAACAGCACAAGAACTAGAGGAGCACGAGAAGTATGTACGGTTTAGAAATGGAAAGCTTATACAAGTAAATGATATAAATTATCTAAAGTCACAAGGGAAACATGCACAAGCTGAACTAGTAGAAAAATACTTAATAAGTGAGTATATAAGAATCACCCACGCCAACCGTGTTATAGAAATTTTGGAGAAAGAATGGCTATATAAAATTAGATACAAAGATATTGATCTAACTACTGAACTGGCCTTGTTATGCAAAAGTCATAACGAAGATGCAATCAAATTACTTGATATAGATCATTCCATTGTTGCTGGTCAAGAAACCTTTATTTGTCTTCCTTTTATTGGAGTATTACTACGACTTGCTGATATCTTGGATTTTGATGGTAATAGAACTCCTAAAGTTCTGTTTGCACATCTCGGTGTAAAAGATCCCGTTTCACTTATAGAATGGGCTAAACATAGATCAGTTGAAGCATGGACAATTTCTGGTGAAAAGATAGCATATAATGCTACTTGTAATCACCCTGCCATTGAAGCTTCAATAAGGAAATTCTGCGATTATATTGATTATGAATTATCAGCCTGTACAGGTGTTTTAAACAACCTTCATGATTCAGTGCGAAATCCTTTCCCCAGTTATTATCGCATACCCTTACCGAGCAATGTAGAACGTTCAAAAATCAACGCGAAAAAAGATATTGCTGGTAATCCAATTTATTTGTATCGCGATACAAAATTCACGCTTAATAAGGAGCAAATAATTGACATATTAATGGGTACTAAACTCTATGGGCAGCCTAGTGTTGCTCTAAGGGAATTGATCCAAAATTCAGTAGATGCATGCAAGCTTCGCCAAAAGATGGAAGAAAGCTGGGACAATACTGGTTATATTCCGAAGATTTCAATTAAGTTTTATAAGGAGGGTAATAATACTTTTTTAGAAGTAGATGATAATGGAGTAGGTATGGACCAAGATATTATAGATAAGTTTTACTCAAAGGTTGGTACCTCATATTATACATCAAGTGACTTTTTGGACCTAAAATCCAGTCTTAAGTCCTCTTTCATTCCTACTTCTCGATTTGGTATTGGTATATTATCTTGCTTTATGATTACGGACAGTATTGAAGTAGAGACCAAGAGACTTTACGAAGCTCATAGTTCAGGTGTACCATTATCAGTTACAGTTGTAGGCCAAGAAAGCATTTTCTATATTAAAAACGGTTCAAGAAGGCATCCCGGAACTTCTACAAAGTTGCAACTAAGACAAAATAACCCTTGGGCACATTCACCATCTGGACAGATCTTAAACTTTATTATTCAAACAGTTCCGTTCCCACCATTTGATTTACATATAACTTGCTTTGACAAAAGTTACGTTCACACTGTTCAGTCTCCTAAAGAAATCAAGTTTGATAGCCACCAAGATATGAATTGGTTGCAGAATGATGAAAAAATTAGAGATTTTAGATTAGAATTTGATGGAGAGGAAGGAATAACTGGTGCATGTATTGTTGCAATTCTTGAAGAGAATGAAATGCCAGTCGCAAGTCTGAGCTCCACATCCAAAGAAATTAAAGTTGAGGATGAGCAGTTCCTACTCAAAACTCATTGGAATGTAGAGGTCAATCGTATTTCAAAGAAAGTTCAGACTATTGAATGGGATTCTGCACAAGGAAAAACGGCAGTAAAAGAACTACCAGTTTATTATCGAGAATCTAGATCAAAGTTATCCCTTCATGGGATAGAGATACCAATGTCTATCTTTTCTCATTGGATGGGACAAATTTATCTTCATGCAAAAGTTCATTGGCCAATTAGCGTATTGATAAATATAAATATTGGGGGAAACCGCGACATCAACCTCAATTCAGCTAGAACAGAAATATTAATTGATGAAAAATGGGTCGGCTTTGAGGAAAAGCTTATAGAACTAATTTTGATCGGTATAAGAAAATCTGTGGATCAAAACTATTGGAGGAAGCTAAAAGTGGAATTAAATAATAACCAATTCAAAGCCAATCATCAGAAATTTTTAAATATCATGAATAGGATTTAGTGTTCTAATAGCTATAGTTTCACCCCCCTATTGTTCAGACTTTCCACACCAGCGCGATCTTATAGCTTATGTTATTTCATTATATCCTCAAAGTTTCTCCTCTTGTAAGAATAATGTTACGAGCTAAAAGCTCGCATCAGCAACGGCATATATAAAATATGTTATGCTGGAGAGAAAGAGCTGTTTTATATATTACCCAGTACTAAAAGCCACCCAATTCCGGCCTTTTGTAAAAGAGTTATGGAACAGCATAAGGCTGGGAGCTAGTGCCAGCAGGATTATTATATTACAATAGCCTTACCCCATATCTACTTTCGGAGGCATAAGGCTTGCCAGATCATTTATGGTTACCTCCAGGTTGGCTTGCGCCTGCAAACGAAGCGAAAGTCCGTCCGGCTTCGGAACAAGGTCCTGCACCGTCACTGCGGCTACGGCACCATTCAGTTTTAGCCCTTTCAGTTCAAGGCCCTGCGCCAGTTGGCTGTTCACTTTTTGCAGTTCTGCCGCGATGATGGCTTTCAGGTCAACCCTGGCCTTTTGGATGATCTGGCTGTAGGCCACTTTGTTCACCAGCACCTCCAGCGCCGTGTTGTAAAACCCACTGGAGGTAGCAGACTCCACCGAAAACTGCTGCACATAGAGTTGCTGGGAGGCATTGTCGTAGGCCAGGGCAACCGAGGCGTAGAGCTCAACCTTATCCCGTTTTAGCACCGTACGCAGAATGCTCAGCTGCACCCGCAGCAGCACGTTATATATGCCTCCGCTGCTCCCGGTTATCCCTACATCCAGCACGCGGGCATACGGGTTTTCCGGAGCACCCCCTTCTGATTTTGGGATATATTCACCTACCAACTGCTGCTGCAGCACCCCCTCCAAGGCTGCATAAGTTACTGTGAAAGGAATATCCAATTGTACAGAGTTTTCCATAGGGTCAAGTTTAGGAAGCAGTTCGCAGGCAACAGCCTTTTCATCCAACGAATAAGGCAGGTGGCCGTCGGTGCTCCTGCTGTGCCTTCTGGTTAAAGCTGCTTAAAGATAAGCAATAGTATATATAACCAAGCAGAACAGCCGTCGCCTTTCGGCAACAGCCGTTTTATATATAAGATATATGGCTGCAAATGACACCTGATTCCGCGGTTGGAGTAGTACGAGGTGTCGCCTGAACTGCCACTGACTGATTTCACTGGTTCTGCAATAAGAGCGAAAGTCCGGCAGCCTGCAAAGCCGAGGTTTCCGCAGCGCTATGTCCCGGCGCTCCGCTAATTGTTGTGCGCTAAGGCTTCTTTGCCTTTCCCGGCGCCATTTCATTGTCGCCCAGCTCCTGGCCGAAATCAGGCATGCCCTCCGCAGTCCATTTCAGTACCCTGGCACGGGTGTGGCGGTTGGGGTCGTACAGCGGCTCGCCGTCGATGGCCTTATAGTCGCGGGCATGGTAGAGCATGATGTCGGTCTTGCCATCCTCAGCCACGGTAAAGCTGTTGTGCCCCGGGCCGAAGCGTTTGAGTTTTTCGTTGGAGTAAAAGACGGGCTCGGGCAGCTTGTGCCAGGAGGCAGGGTCGAGCAGGTCGGCATCCGCATCGGCCCAAAGCAAACCCAAAGCGTAGTTGGCGTCGGTGGCGCTGGCCGAGAAGGTGACAAACACTTTCCCGTTGCGGACAAGCACTGCCGGCGCCTCGTTCACATAATGCCCCTGTCTTTCCCACGCATGTTCGGGTACCGAAATCACTACCTGTCTGTCGGCGAGGGTGGTCGGACTGGTCATTTCGGCGATATATAGGCCCGTGTTCACCTCCTTGTCGGATGCACGGTCTACCCATATCATGTAGCGCTGCCCCTTGTGCTCGAACGTGGTGGCATCGAGGGTGAATTCATTCCTATCGCTCACGATCTCCCCTTCCTCTGTCCATTCGCCCTTGGTGGGGTCTTCTGAAGGGTTCGAAAGTGCGTATTTGCGTATCGCCCATTTATCCCCGGCCGATCCGGCTGCAAAGTAGATATACCATTTCCCGTCTATCCTGTGCAGTTCAGGCGCCCAGATGTGGTTGGCCATAGGCCCCTGCTTGTGCTTGCGCCATACCACCACCGGTTGCGCGTCTTTGATGCCATTGATGGTTTTGGACTTGCGGATCTCGATGCGGTCATATTCGGGCACCGTGGCGATAAAACAGTAGGTGCCGTCCTCCGCTTTCCACACATGCGGGTCCGCCCTTTGCAAGGCAATCGGGTTATCGAACTTGTGTTTTTTCAGCTTCTGCGCGTTGGCTGTCATTCCGCTAAAAATAAGCGTCAGCACAAGAAGGAGTTTTAAGATTCTTATAGCGTTCATGTCATTCATACTGGTGGTAAGTAAAAAAGCCTGCTGGGTTCTCGGCCTGATAAAATAAGTGTAAAAAACACTCTTATACAAAAAAACTGCGGGGCAAGGCGAAACCAGGATAGCGGAGGCAGTAGCAGAGCGGTTTAGCCTGTATAGGCTTAGGGGCACAAAGCGCATGGGGCATGCCCACAGACAGGGACAGGATGAGACAGCAAGGCTACTGTATATATAACCAAACAGAACAGCCCTTGCCAAAAGGCAACGGCTGTTCTGTTGATTCATCTAAAATCCGGCTGGCTTAAAAATCGCTGCGGAGCCGGTGCTTTGCACGCCAGTTGTCGTCGTAGTCGTCGCGGTCGCGGCTGAACCAGTCGCCGCCAGGTACGCCATAGCTGCCTTCGTGGTCGTTGTCTCTGCGGTAGCGGTGGGAGCTGCCGTAGTCGTTCCGGGAGGAAGGATAGCTGTCCTGCCGGCCCCTGTCGCTGCCGTAATCATCCATGTTATAGGTACTGTACCCACCGGAGTTGCCATATCCCTCGCGGCTGCTGCTGTACTGACGGCCTCTGTCCCAGTCGTTGCTGTGCCTCTCGCGGTCTTCCCCATACACATTTCGGTTGCTGCTGAACCTGTCGCGGTCGCGGCTGAAATAATCAGAGTAATCCCGATCCCGGTCGCGGTCATTCCACTGGCTCGCGGCGTAATTTCCGTAGCCACGGCTTTCGCGCCTGCGATGCTCCTGGGTAGCGCCCGTGCTGCCCTCGTGGAAGGTGTGCGGTATGTGGTCGTTGCCCTGGAAGCCTCTCTCGCGGAGGTACTCCTGCTCAAACTGATCTGTCAGGTTTCTGGCAGCATGATAATGCTCGTCGTTCCTGCCGTAGCCCTCGTAGGGCCCGTAGAAGTCGCGGTTGTCCCAATTTCTCTCTCGTCTGTCCATAGTTCTGATTTAGGTTTGGTTACAGTTTCACTTCCTTTATAAACGATTTTGAATTTTTCCGGTTTAGTTATGCCTGCATAGGAGGTGCTGCGAGCCCATATAGCCTGTTTTTTGGCAAATAGTTCCTCGTGCCTGCCCTGCTCCACGATGCAGCCCTGCATCAGGTCTTTCAGGCTCGCCTGTATCAGGCTTTCGCACTCGGTGTGCAAGTTGGAGGTGGCTTTTCTATATAGGCTGCTATGTGTTTACGGTATTTAACCCTGTAAATTATTTCCTTTGCCATATAAAATTGATTTAAAATAATCTTTATATAATTCAAACGTATATATTGTATCATTAGGCAGCCAATGTCGCAAATGTAAACTTTGCCTGCATTGCGTAGAGGACCTGAGTCATGAGCATGGCCTTCTTTTACAGACGTCTGATATAGTTAGCTTCCCCATAAACCTTTACCCTAGCTCCCCGGCATTTCTAATACCCAAATGCCCTCCTGCCCCTGTGCCATATCTTCGTATGGCCTTCCCGTGAGCCTTCATGAACATCAACAATTTATATTCACAATTTAAGATCATGAAAAATTTGATACGAATCGCTTGGTTTATTGCCCCGGCACTGCTTGTCATTACCTCCTGCGAACCGGTTGAGGAGGTTACCCCAGCAGGTCCTGATATGTCCACAGAAAATACGCTGAACGCTTCATCACGTCCTATTATATATAAAGTCAAAGAACAGATTGATTTTAGTGAGCAAGAGGCTTACTTTTTCACCGGATGTAACGATGACCTCTTGAAGATTACAGATGGGATCTTGCGCATTAACTATACCATAACAGAACATAAGGATAAAGTCACATTTCAATACCACTCTAATACCTCTAACTTCAGGTTGCTGGACGAAACTATGGGTATGGCATATGTAGGCAGTTGGGTAGATAATTACAAAGAAAGCTTCAATCTCTATAATTTTTACCCCTACACGGTGAAGGAAACAATTAACCTCGTGTTCACAACCCCTGGAAAAGGAAACAACATCAAGATAAAGGCTGACCTTCGCATCAGGATTGATGCAAACGGAAACATCAAAACCTATATAGATAACTATAGAATTGACTGCCAAAAGTAGAAAGTTGGGAAACAGGAAGGTTGCTTTTCCTGAGCATGAACATGCTAAAAGATACAGGTATCGTTATCCGTTCACTACATAATTAGCTTTTAAATCAAGCAACGCACCCTTCATAGAAGGAAAGTCAATATATAAGCCCAACCAAGACGATTTAACTGCTGCCTTTATGATATGGTACCAAAAAGCTTTAAAAATCAGCAACTCTAAACAGGTTCAACATTTGATGCAGATGGGGAAGTAACTATAAAGTTCGAAATTTATAGGGCCGAATGTCAGCAATAAAATAAAAATTTATAGATCAGCCTGACGCATCTTATGCCCATAGGGCTTCAGATACGGCGATATATGCCAGCAGCAACTACAACTATCTTATATCCTCGCCTGGTAGGTATATAACTGGTAATACCTCCCCTGTTTTTCCAGCAGTTCCTCGTGCCTGCCCTGCTCCACGATGCGGCCCTGCTCTATCACCAGTATCTGGTCAGCCTGGCGGATGGTGCTGAGGCGGTGGGCGATCACGAAGGTGGTGCGGCCCTGCATCAGGGTTTTGAGGCTGGCCTGTATCAGGCTCTCGCTCTCGGTGTCGAGGTTGGAGGTAGCCTCGTCCAGTATCAGGATGCGCGGATCGGCCAGGATGGCCCGGGCAATGGCGATGCGCTGCCGCTGCCCCCCCGACAGCTTCACGCCCCGCTCCCCTATCAGCGTGTCCAGCCCCTCCGGGAAGCGGTTCGTGAACTCCTGCACGTGGGCGGCCTGCACGGCCTGCATCAGTTTTTCTTCGGTGGCGTTCGGGCGCGGGAAAAGGATGTTGTTCCGGATGGTGCCCTCAAACAGGAAATCGTCCTGCAGCACCACGCCCAGCTGGCTCCGGTAGCTTTGCAGGCTGATGGTTTGCAGGTCGTGCCCGTCAACCGTAATCATGCCGCTGTCGGGGTTAAGGAAGGAGGCGGCCAGCCCGGCTATCGTGGACTTTCCGGAGCCGGAGGTGCCGACCAGGGCCGTCACAGAACCGGCGGGTGCTTTAAAGCTGATTTCCTTCACCACCTCTTTCCCGGCCTCGTAGGCAAAAGACACCCTGTCGAAAACCACATCACCCTCTATATGCTCCAGCTTCCGGGTGCGGTGGCCGCTGGCATCTTCCAGTGGCATGTTCAGGATTTCCTGGGTGCGGTCGAGCCCGGCAAAGGCCTCGGTAAACTGGCTGCCGATGTTGCTCATCTGCACAATCGGCGCTATCATAAAACCCAGGTAAAGCGTGAAAGCCAGGAAATCCCCGAAGGTGAGGTCGCCCCCCATGATCAGGTAACCGCCGATGCCCATGATACCCGCCGACGCGAGGCCCAGCAGCAAAGTAGCCGCACTCGTCACGAAGCTGGTGGTGACCAGGCTTTCCTTCACATTCTGAAATAGCCGCGTGACGCCTGCCTCAAATGTACTGATCTCCTGCGCCTCCGCATTGAACCCCTTTATCACCCGCACCCCGCCCAGCGTCTCCGTCAGCCTGCCCGTCACCTCGGCGTTGATGACGCCGCGCTCCCGGAAGATGGGCCGTATCTTCCCAAAGGCCTTCAGCGAGATGACCCCGAAAATAGCCACAGGCAGCAGGACAAACAGCGTCATTAGTGGGCTGATGACAATGAGCAGCACCAGGCAGATAAGCGAAGTCAGTACGCCGCCGATCATCTGGGCAAAGCCGGTCCCGACCAGGTTCCGCACGCCTTCCACGTCCGTCATAATCCGGGACACCAGCTCGCCCGTCTTGGTATTGTCGAAGAAGCGGATGGGCAGCTGGATGATATGGCGCTGCACCTTGGCCCGCAGCTGCGAGATGAGGTGCTGCGCCTCCACACTCAGAATCTGGGTCAGGGCATAGGACGTGACCGACTGGATGACGATGGCGGCCGCCACGGCCATGATCAGCCATTTCAGCATGGTCATATCCCCGTTTGGGATCACATCGTCGATCAGGTACTTGCTGGCGCCCGGCAACACCAGCCCGGCCAGGCGGCTGATGATGATCAGCACCAGCCCGATAGCGAGGTACTTCCTGCGGGGCCACACAATGGTTTTGAAAACCTGGCCTACGGTTACGTTCTTTAGTTTTTTAGATTCCGGCATATATATAGGCGATACACTGGTTGCGTGCTGGCAGCCATTTTAAACCTATCCGAAAGGAACAGGAAGACGGTTAATTTCTGTCTAAAATCCCTTGGGATATTTCATGCATCAAATTACCATAAAAAAAGAAACTTCGCCTTCACCTCTTCCTCTTGAGCGTGCATTTCCACTTCAGTCTTTTTATATATAAACAGCCCGACCCCCAGCTAACATCATTGCCTCCTGCTGCACAATAAGCTACAGGAACGCGTATATAGCTTAAGCACAGCTGTATATAGCAATACACCTCATATCCTGCCTTTCTGATGTAAAATGGACACCTCGAAGGAAATCATGTACGACCAGAACAGTATATTGATCGTAGCCATGCTGTTTCTTCTGATTCTGCTGGCGAATGAAGCGGGCTACCGCCTGGGCCACTACCACCAGTCCAGAACCGACGACGATGTGAAGAACCACACCAACACCATACAGGCGGGCACCCTCGGCCTGCTGGCCCTGATACTCGGCTTCACGTTCAACATGGCGCTGCAACGCTACAACAGCCGGAGCCAGGCCGTTATACAGGAGTCGAGCGCAATCAGC
This window of the Pontibacter russatus genome carries:
- a CDS encoding glycoside hydrolase family 43 protein — translated: MTANAQKLKKHKFDNPIALQRADPHVWKAEDGTYCFIATVPEYDRIEIRKSKTINGIKDAQPVVVWRKHKQGPMANHIWAPELHRIDGKWYIYFAAGSAGDKWAIRKYALSNPSEDPTKGEWTEEGEIVSDRNEFTLDATTFEHKGQRYMIWVDRASDKEVNTGLYIAEMTSPTTLADRQVVISVPEHAWERQGHYVNEAPAVLVRNGKVFVTFSASATDANYALGLLWADADADLLDPASWHKLPEPVFYSNEKLKRFGPGHNSFTVAEDGKTDIMLYHARDYKAIDGEPLYDPNRHTRARVLKWTAEGMPDFGQELGDNEMAPGKAKKP
- a CDS encoding ABC transporter ATP-binding protein, with amino-acid sequence MPESKKLKNVTVGQVFKTIVWPRRKYLAIGLVLIIISRLAGLVLPGASKYLIDDVIPNGDMTMLKWLIMAVAAAIVIQSVTSYALTQILSVEAQHLISQLRAKVQRHIIQLPIRFFDNTKTGELVSRIMTDVEGVRNLVGTGFAQMIGGVLTSLICLVLLIVISPLMTLFVLLPVAIFGVISLKAFGKIRPIFRERGVINAEVTGRLTETLGGVRVIKGFNAEAQEISTFEAGVTRLFQNVKESLVTTSFVTSAATLLLGLASAGIMGIGGYLIMGGDLTFGDFLAFTLYLGFMIAPIVQMSNIGSQFTEAFAGLDRTQEILNMPLEDASGHRTRKLEHIEGDVVFDRVSFAYEAGKEVVKEISFKAPAGSVTALVGTSGSGKSTIAGLAASFLNPDSGMITVDGHDLQTISLQSYRSQLGVVLQDDFLFEGTIRNNILFPRPNATEEKLMQAVQAAHVQEFTNRFPEGLDTLIGERGVKLSGGQRQRIAIARAILADPRILILDEATSNLDTESESLIQASLKTLMQGRTTFVIAHRLSTIRQADQILVIEQGRIVEQGRHEELLEKQGRYYQLYTYQARI